Proteins from a single region of Chaetodon trifascialis isolate fChaTrf1 chromosome 10, fChaTrf1.hap1, whole genome shotgun sequence:
- the rfwd3 gene encoding E3 ubiquitin-protein ligase rfwd3.L isoform X2, which produces MEAMEVDSPVEGGGRGSEEPATAAAAADANAPHVISDSGSSTEVDEEDEDDSERGQTAARVPPRLPATWAFSQRAVGGSAATPSAAPGAPIRRRLRQGLRVHYPSQTAAPSRGFPDFLLRAPAASVAEPESGSTTEVSESDEEEEEEEEVDEEGAPAAAEPVHSVPPASPRLNASIQHTQPQEASPTSADGERTDAQNQDVQSVPVASAIVTPSQGEEGEGDNCSICLEAWTTAGEHRLSALRCGHLFGFTCIQRWLKAQGTAGKCPQCNKKAKRSDIILLYAPKLRALDNSEQETLKRSLEQEQCLRRKAELESAQCKLDLQVVKNRYGQLQQQLQALMAQSRSSAPSSSSLSSSSSSLLPGLSQRPDGSRVSQYSFSKAVLVSQAGGSRVLSFCEPLSCLLASQPSPHATLVPGCGVKKVSVVNMKASQYVPIHGKQIRGLSFNRQNDSLLLSAALDNTIKLTSLLTNTVVQTYNAGKPVWSCCWCLDNSNYVYAGLSNGSVLVYDTRDTSTHVQELQPLRSRCPVASLCYIPRAASSSFPCGGIIAGSLEGGCFWEQVNETTYRPHVLPLEAAGCTDIQVETESRHCLVTYRPGRSNPSLRCVLMSLNRTPQQDSSQLPSCSCSPVQTFSAGSSCKLLTKNAVFKSPDGGGTLVCAGDEASNSTMVWDAGSGSLLQKLPADLPVLDISPFSVNGEHFLASLTEKMLKIYRWE; this is translated from the exons ATGGAGGCCATGGAGGTAGACTCCCCtgtggagggtggggggagaGGCAGCGAAGAGCCGGCGACCGCTGCAGCGGCCGCGGACGCCAACGCGCCGCACGTCATCTCAGACTccggcagcagcacagaggtggacgaggaggacgaggacgacaGCGAAAGAGGACAGACGGCAGCCCGAGTGCCGCCCAGGCTCCCCGCCACCTGGGCGTTCAGTCAGAGGGCGGTGGGCGGCTCTGCGGCCACGCCTTCAGCTGCTCCGGGGGCGCCCATACGGAGGAGGCTCAG GCAGGGCCTCCGGGTGCACTACCCCAGCCAGACCGCAGCGCCCTCCAGAGGCTTTCCGGACTTCCTGCTCCGAGCCCCGGCCGCCAGCGTGGCTGAACCAGAGTCCGGCAGCACCACGGAGGTCAGCGAGTccgacgaggaggaggaagaggaggaggaggtggatgaaGAGGGTGCACCCGCTGCCGCGGAGCCTGTCCACTCCGTCCCGCCGGCTAGTCCTCGCCTCAACGCCTccatccaacacacacaaccacaggaAGCCAGTCCAACCA GTGCAGATGGTGAGAGGACAGACGCTCAGAATCAGGACGTCCAG TCGGTCCCCGTGGCTTCAGCTATCGTCACGCCGTCGCAGGGCGAGGAGGGCGAAGGAGACAACTGCAGCATCTGCCTCGAGGCGTGGACGACGGCGGGCGAGCACAGGCTGTCGGCTCTGCGCTGCGGACACCTGTTCGGCTTCACCTGCATCCAGCGCTGGCTGAAGGCTCAGGGCACGGCCGGGAAATGTCCACAG TGCAACAAGAAAGCGAAGCGTTCGGACATCATTCTGCTGTACGCGCCGAAGCTGAGGGCGCTCGATAACTCAGAGCAGGAGACCTTAAAGAG gtctcTGGAGCAGGAGCAGTGTCTGAGGAGAAAAGCTGAACTGGAATCAGCCCAGTGCAAACTGGACCTGCAGGTGGTCAAAAACAGATATGGacagttacagcagcagctccag gCTCTGATGGCCCAGTCCAGAAGCTCAGCTCCCTCCTCTTcgtctttgtcttcctcctcgtcctcgctCCTCCCTGGTCTGTCTCAGAGGCCTGATGGCTCCAGAGTGTCCCAGTACAGTTTCTCTAAGGCGGTGCTGGTGTCTCAGGCCGGGGGCTCCAGGGTTTTGTCCTTCTGTGAACCTCTGAGCTGCCTGCTGGCCTCGCAGCCGTCCCCCCACGCCACGCTGGTGCCCG GCTGCGGCGTGAAGAAGGTGAGCGTCGTCAACATGAAGGCGAGTCAGTACGTGCCCATCCACGGCAAACAGATCCGAGGTCTGTCCTTCAACAGGCAGAACGACAGTCTGCTGCTGTCCGCTGCTCTGGACAACACCATCAAACTgaccag tctgcTGACCAACACGGTGGTTCAGACCTATAACGCAGGTAAACCcgtgtggagctgctgctggtgtttggaCAACAGTAACTACGTCTACGCAGGTCTGAGCAACGGCTCGGTGCTCGTCTACGACACCAGAGACACCAGCACGCACGTCCAGGAGCTGCAGCCGCTGCGCTCCAg GTGTCCGGTGGCGTCCCTGTGCTACATCCCGCGGGCGGCGTCCAGCTCGTTCCCGTGCGGCGGGATCATCGCCGGCTCTCTGGAGGGCGGGTGCTTCTGGGAGCAGGTCAACGAGACCACCTACAGGCCGCACGTCCTGCCGCTGGAGGCCGCCGGCTGCACCGACATCCAGGTGGAGACGGAGAGCCGACACTGTCTGGTCACCTACAGGCCAG GACGCTCCAACCCGTCCCTGCGCTGCGTCCTCATGTCCCTGAACAGGACGCCTCAGCAGGACTCGAGTCAGCTGCCCAGCTGCTCCTGCTCGCCGGTGCAGACGTTCAGCGCCGGCTCGTCCTGCAAGCTGCTCACCAAGAACGCCGTCTTCAAGAGTCCGGATGGAGGCGGGACGCTGGTCTGCGCCGGGGACGAGGCGTCCAACTCCACCATG GTGTGGGACGCCGGCAGCggctctctgctgcagaagcTCCCGGCTGACCTCCCCGTGTTGGACATCAGTCCGTTCTCGGTGAACGGCGAGCACTTCCTGGCTTCGCTCACCGAGAAGATGCTGAAGATCTACAGGTGGGAGTGA
- the rfwd3 gene encoding E3 ubiquitin-protein ligase rfwd3.L isoform X1, with translation MEAMEVDSPVEGGGRGSEEPATAAAAADANAPHVISDSGSSTEVDEEDEDDSERGQTAARVPPRLPATWAFSQRAVGGSAATPSAAPGAPIRRRLRQGLRVHYPSQTAAPSRGFPDFLLRAPAASVAEPESGSTTEVSESDEEEEEEEEVDEEGAPAAAEPVHSVPPASPRLNASIQHTQPQEASPTSECDQHVLHVLHWFPQTSAESPVWFMFPPLCSGADGERTDAQNQDVQSVPVASAIVTPSQGEEGEGDNCSICLEAWTTAGEHRLSALRCGHLFGFTCIQRWLKAQGTAGKCPQCNKKAKRSDIILLYAPKLRALDNSEQETLKRSLEQEQCLRRKAELESAQCKLDLQVVKNRYGQLQQQLQALMAQSRSSAPSSSSLSSSSSSLLPGLSQRPDGSRVSQYSFSKAVLVSQAGGSRVLSFCEPLSCLLASQPSPHATLVPGCGVKKVSVVNMKASQYVPIHGKQIRGLSFNRQNDSLLLSAALDNTIKLTSLLTNTVVQTYNAGKPVWSCCWCLDNSNYVYAGLSNGSVLVYDTRDTSTHVQELQPLRSRCPVASLCYIPRAASSSFPCGGIIAGSLEGGCFWEQVNETTYRPHVLPLEAAGCTDIQVETESRHCLVTYRPGRSNPSLRCVLMSLNRTPQQDSSQLPSCSCSPVQTFSAGSSCKLLTKNAVFKSPDGGGTLVCAGDEASNSTMVWDAGSGSLLQKLPADLPVLDISPFSVNGEHFLASLTEKMLKIYRWE, from the exons ATGGAGGCCATGGAGGTAGACTCCCCtgtggagggtggggggagaGGCAGCGAAGAGCCGGCGACCGCTGCAGCGGCCGCGGACGCCAACGCGCCGCACGTCATCTCAGACTccggcagcagcacagaggtggacgaggaggacgaggacgacaGCGAAAGAGGACAGACGGCAGCCCGAGTGCCGCCCAGGCTCCCCGCCACCTGGGCGTTCAGTCAGAGGGCGGTGGGCGGCTCTGCGGCCACGCCTTCAGCTGCTCCGGGGGCGCCCATACGGAGGAGGCTCAG GCAGGGCCTCCGGGTGCACTACCCCAGCCAGACCGCAGCGCCCTCCAGAGGCTTTCCGGACTTCCTGCTCCGAGCCCCGGCCGCCAGCGTGGCTGAACCAGAGTCCGGCAGCACCACGGAGGTCAGCGAGTccgacgaggaggaggaagaggaggaggaggtggatgaaGAGGGTGCACCCGCTGCCGCGGAGCCTGTCCACTCCGTCCCGCCGGCTAGTCCTCGCCTCAACGCCTccatccaacacacacaaccacaggaAGCCAGTCCAACCAGTGAGTGTGACCAGCATGTGCTTCATGTCCTTCACTGGTTTCCACAGACCAGCGCAGAGTCTCCAGTGTGGTTTATGTTTCCTCCACTGTGTTCAGGTGCAGATGGTGAGAGGACAGACGCTCAGAATCAGGACGTCCAG TCGGTCCCCGTGGCTTCAGCTATCGTCACGCCGTCGCAGGGCGAGGAGGGCGAAGGAGACAACTGCAGCATCTGCCTCGAGGCGTGGACGACGGCGGGCGAGCACAGGCTGTCGGCTCTGCGCTGCGGACACCTGTTCGGCTTCACCTGCATCCAGCGCTGGCTGAAGGCTCAGGGCACGGCCGGGAAATGTCCACAG TGCAACAAGAAAGCGAAGCGTTCGGACATCATTCTGCTGTACGCGCCGAAGCTGAGGGCGCTCGATAACTCAGAGCAGGAGACCTTAAAGAG gtctcTGGAGCAGGAGCAGTGTCTGAGGAGAAAAGCTGAACTGGAATCAGCCCAGTGCAAACTGGACCTGCAGGTGGTCAAAAACAGATATGGacagttacagcagcagctccag gCTCTGATGGCCCAGTCCAGAAGCTCAGCTCCCTCCTCTTcgtctttgtcttcctcctcgtcctcgctCCTCCCTGGTCTGTCTCAGAGGCCTGATGGCTCCAGAGTGTCCCAGTACAGTTTCTCTAAGGCGGTGCTGGTGTCTCAGGCCGGGGGCTCCAGGGTTTTGTCCTTCTGTGAACCTCTGAGCTGCCTGCTGGCCTCGCAGCCGTCCCCCCACGCCACGCTGGTGCCCG GCTGCGGCGTGAAGAAGGTGAGCGTCGTCAACATGAAGGCGAGTCAGTACGTGCCCATCCACGGCAAACAGATCCGAGGTCTGTCCTTCAACAGGCAGAACGACAGTCTGCTGCTGTCCGCTGCTCTGGACAACACCATCAAACTgaccag tctgcTGACCAACACGGTGGTTCAGACCTATAACGCAGGTAAACCcgtgtggagctgctgctggtgtttggaCAACAGTAACTACGTCTACGCAGGTCTGAGCAACGGCTCGGTGCTCGTCTACGACACCAGAGACACCAGCACGCACGTCCAGGAGCTGCAGCCGCTGCGCTCCAg GTGTCCGGTGGCGTCCCTGTGCTACATCCCGCGGGCGGCGTCCAGCTCGTTCCCGTGCGGCGGGATCATCGCCGGCTCTCTGGAGGGCGGGTGCTTCTGGGAGCAGGTCAACGAGACCACCTACAGGCCGCACGTCCTGCCGCTGGAGGCCGCCGGCTGCACCGACATCCAGGTGGAGACGGAGAGCCGACACTGTCTGGTCACCTACAGGCCAG GACGCTCCAACCCGTCCCTGCGCTGCGTCCTCATGTCCCTGAACAGGACGCCTCAGCAGGACTCGAGTCAGCTGCCCAGCTGCTCCTGCTCGCCGGTGCAGACGTTCAGCGCCGGCTCGTCCTGCAAGCTGCTCACCAAGAACGCCGTCTTCAAGAGTCCGGATGGAGGCGGGACGCTGGTCTGCGCCGGGGACGAGGCGTCCAACTCCACCATG GTGTGGGACGCCGGCAGCggctctctgctgcagaagcTCCCGGCTGACCTCCCCGTGTTGGACATCAGTCCGTTCTCGGTGAACGGCGAGCACTTCCTGGCTTCGCTCACCGAGAAGATGCTGAAGATCTACAGGTGGGAGTGA